A region of Paralichthys olivaceus isolate ysfri-2021 chromosome 24, ASM2471397v2, whole genome shotgun sequence DNA encodes the following proteins:
- the LOC109640053 gene encoding chloride intracellular channel protein 4 isoform X2, with product MSWFDVAVKKLGFPTIELFVKAGSDGESIGNCPFSQRLFMILWLKGVIFNVTTVDLKRKPADLQDLAPGTNPPFVTFNGEVKVDVNMIEEFLEEKLTPPRYPRLAPKHRQANTAGIDVFAKFSAYIKNPRKDTNDALEKALLKSLRRLDDFLRTPLPEEIDAYASGDLPESSRSFLDGAELTLADCNLLPKLHILKVVAKKYRGFEIPAEMTGVWRYLNCAYQREEFTSTCPAEREIEFAYLDVAKRIK from the exons ATGTCCTGGTTTGACGTAGCAGTTAAAAAACTTGGCTTTCCTACCATTGAGTTGTTTGTAAAG gcggGAAGTGACGGAGAGAGCATTGGTAACTGTCCATTCTCTCAGAGACTCTTTATGATCCTGTGGCTTAAAGGAGTCATCTTCAACGTCACCACTGTCGACCTCAAACG aaagCCGGCTGACCTGCAGGACCTCGCTCCAGGAACCAACCCTCCGTTTGTGACCTTTAACGGCGAGGTCAAGGTGGACGTCAACATGATCGAGGAGTTCCTGGAGGAGAAACTGACCCCGCCgcg CTACCCCAGGCTGGCTCCGAAACATCGACAGGCCAACACTGCCGGCATCGACGTGTTTGCCAAGTTCTCAGCTTACATCAAAAACCCAAGAAAAGACACCAACGACG CCTTAGAGAAAGCCTTGCTAAAGTCTCTTCGGCGTCTTGATGACTTCCTGCGGACTCCCCTGCCTGAGGAGATTGATGCTTACGCCTCAGGCGACCTCCCCGAGTCTTCCAGGAGTTTCCTAGACGGGGCTGAGCTCACCCTGGCTGACTGCAACCTCCTGCCCAAACTACACATCCTTAAG GTCGTAGCTAAGAAATACCGCGGCTTTGAGATCCCGGCGGAAATGACGGGGGTGTGGAGGTATTTGAACTGCGCCTATCAGAGGGAGGAGTTCACCAGCACGTGCCCCGCCGAGCGGGAGATCGAATTTGCCTACCTGGATGTTGCAAAGCGGATCAAATGA
- the urp2 gene encoding urotensin II-related peptide produces MIHRAAAAMMMLTILRIGVETAPTERDPLAKLTHKSAVPDKSSALNLSRYLKQWLVSTKAAGLDGTTKTTTGTLPASTRAGRWRSSSEEAGPGRTAHMLKMISALEGLHRTLNSTLSSRITIMPRAHGRGSGRKNKMLPNAEGGVKPTTAPPADSTASRASADVNVPSLTGRNFRKSLPPQNKKTNKRVCFWKYCSQN; encoded by the exons ATGATTCACAGAGCAGCGGCAGCCATGATGATGCTGACGATTCTTAGGATTGGAGTAGAGACGGCACCCACTGAGAGAG ATCCTCTTGCCAAGCTCACTCACAAGTCAGCTGTGCCAGATAAGTCTTCGGCACTGAACCTGAGCCGCTATCTGAAACAGTGGCTAGTGAGTACCAAAGCAGCCGGACTGGACGGGACGACAAAAACCACTACAGGGACTCTCCCTGCCAGCACCAGGGCTGGGAGATGGAGGAGCAGCTCTGAGGAGGCCGGTCCAGGTAGAACAGCCCACATGCTGAAGATGATCTCAGCCCTGGAGGGGCTGCACAGGACATTGAACAGCACGCTGAGCTCACGGATCACCATCATGCCTCGag CACATGGCAGAGGTTCAGGacgaaaaaataaaatg CTCCCCAACGCTGAGGGAGGGGTGAAGCCCACCACTGCACCCCCAGCAGACAGCACTGCGTCCAGAGCGAGCGCAGACGTCAACGTGCCCAGCCTGACTGGTCGCAACTTCAGGAAGTCCCTCCCACCACAGAACAAGAAGACTAACAAAAGAG TGTGTTTCTGGAAGTACTGCTCCCAGAACTGA
- the LOC109640053 gene encoding chloride intracellular channel protein 6 isoform X1 → MAQSGSCPNQDLSNAAIVHSPLGICSDLDTQKGREGGEGEEDDDEVELAEEVGEDVLMMAEAGEEHKKEELGARDEREEVKIIQEDQLPNGVIRDEDGGNETLEENGEGGAEMADEEHEKIEDQSRQKECEDKEEEEEESKDTKAMTDNPSTFSSVSIISQNQIFGENENRESEENTQEAFTERSKTETMEEETNEGDDGLEEHQIMSSADDTDNLQDLSIIEESGEDAQLSTDDNNKTEVVLLTNSEETENIEESTTDAICVTACPDEPVNIQKDLCQTSVDNSGPLFNTPATIEMVSIQTNQLISENQDGMTYTDEKINLESSKQEVESTNNNIIWQQMDPIEANIEDEGTEELMKNAMLAPDVLDNGGEANLKVEQPELAFVPPEEPSQTEGWTDEGINQKEQVQKVGVNAHDGAAGIIEMKENTTDVMQELMGEEEHIGRGDEEMQEESIVKLEMVEPPEPEVQSVEELPLDAQQDVHLDQVEEAFEPEEEGEVELDQPGGEVVSEENESTKQGGGDFQQQLSQLLIEAWADNLREQPRGTTLVKGESGGQLDKVAMVGEEETAEEPVTVLDDEIEEIEETQTSELDEQKPSTLTVTSEEGIMETKEECQKIEVETVEPSKAKEEKQKDEQGEEEKEKKQKDDNTAEELDVNGRVKGLKQEMENGILSPEPQPVRKEGWETARRRSPRRNQPEDERAPEMKDWRKDLKPVKKDKCDTERGRREWRRESSPEEKSLLRREDWIKELKSVIKDESLPKNRDEHVKRKRVVLLEDGHSYFPQREEMTEEKKEELKLISHRRVNSPFSPVHMRNIRTPQDQDYEISLYVKAGSDGESIGNCPFSQRLFMILWLKGVIFNVTTVDLKRKPADLQDLAPGTNPPFVTFNGEVKVDVNMIEEFLEEKLTPPRYPRLAPKHRQANTAGIDVFAKFSAYIKNPRKDTNDALEKALLKSLRRLDDFLRTPLPEEIDAYASGDLPESSRSFLDGAELTLADCNLLPKLHILKVVAKKYRGFEIPAEMTGVWRYLNCAYQREEFTSTCPAEREIEFAYLDVAKRIK, encoded by the exons ATGGCTCAATCAGGCTCCTGTCCAAACCAAGACCTATCAAATGCTGCCATTGTCCACAGCCCACTGGGTATTTGTTCAGACCTGGATACCCAGAAAGGAAGAGAGGGTGGGGAAGGAGAAGAGGACGATGATGAGGTGGAACTAGCTGAGGAGGTAGGGGAGGATGTTTTGATGATGGCTGAAGCAGGAGAGGAGCATAAAAAAGAAGAACTTGGAGCACGGGATGaaagggaggaagtgaagattaTACAAGAGGACCAGTTACCAAATGGAGTAATAAGAGACGAGGATGGAGGTAATGAAACACTAGAGGAAAATGGGGAGGGAGGAGCAGAAATGGCAGATGAAGAGCATGAAAAGATAGAAGACCAATCAAGACAGAAAGAAtgtgaagacaaagaagaagaagaagaagagtcaaAAGACACAAAGGCAATGACTGATAATCCATCTACATTTTCATCAGTCAGTATTATCTCTCAAAATCAGATATTTGGGGAAAATGAGAacagagaaagtgaagaaaatacCCAAGAGGCCTTCACTGAAAGATCCAAAACAGAGACAATGGAGGAAGAGACTAATGAAGGAGATGATGGGTTAGAAGAACACCAGATTATGTCCTCTGCAGATGATACAGATAATCTTCAAGATTTAAGTATCATAGAGGAGTCAGGGGAGGATGCACAGTTGTCTActgatgacaacaacaaaacagaagttGTTCTTCTCACTAATAGtgaggagacagaaaacattGAGGAGTCAACAACAGATGCAATCTGCGTTACCGCATGCCCAGATGAGCCAGTTAACATTCAAAAAGATCTATGCCAAACCTCTGTTGATAATAGTGGCCCACTATTCAATACACCTGCTACAATTGAGATGGTGAGCATTCAGACCAACCAGTTAATCAGTGAGAATCAAGATGGCATGACTTACACAGATGAGAAGATAAACTTAGAATCCAGCAAACAGGAAGTTGAGTCAACTAATAACAACATTATTTGGCAACAGATGGATCCCATTGAAGCAAACATTGAGGATGAGGGAACCGAGGAGTTAATGAAGAATGCAATGTTAGCTCCTGACGTTCTGGACAATGGGGGCGAAGCAAATCTAAAGGTAGAGCAACCAGAGTTAGCCTTCGTACCTCCTGAAGAGCCGTCACAGACAGAAGGATGGACTGACGAAGGGATTAACCAGAAAGAGCAAGTGCAAAAGGTTGGTGTTAATGCTCATGATGGGGCAGCAGGAATtatagagatgaaggagaacACGACTGATGTTATGCAAGAGTTAATGGGTGAGGAAGAGCACATAGGAAGAGGTGATGAAGAAATGCAGGAAGAATCTATTGTTAAGCTTGAAATGGTAGAACCTCCAGAACCAGAAGTGCAGAGTGTAGAGGAGCTACCTTTAGATGCACAGCAGGATGTGCATTTGGATCAGGTGGAGGAGGCCTTCGAACCGGAGGAAGAGGGTGAAGTTGAACTTGACCAGCCAGGAGGTGAAGTTGTGTCAGAGGAGAATGAGTCCACAAAACAGGGGGGTGGTGATTTTCAGCAACAACTGTCACAACTGCTCATAGAAGCATGGGCAGACAACTTGAGAGAACAGCCAAGAGGGACGACCCTTGTAAAAGGTGAGAGTGGGGGTCAATTAGATAAAGTGGCAATGGtgggagaagaagagacagcAGAAGAACCTGTGACAGTTTTAGATGATGAGATTGAAGAGATAGAGGAGACTCAGACTAGTGAACTTGATGAACAAAAGCCTTCCACCCTTACAGTCACTTCTGAAGAGGGCATAATGGAGACAAAGGAAGAATGTCAAAAGATAGAAGTTGAGACGGTTGAACCAAGTAAAGCAAAAGAAGAGAAGCAAAAAGATGaacaaggagaggaagagaaggaaaagaagcaAAAGGATGACAATACAGCAGAAGAATTAGATGTAAATGGAAGAGTTAAAGGACTGAAGCAGGAAATGGAGAATGGGATCTTGTCTCCCGAGCCACAACCAGTCAGGAAAGAGGGATGGGAGACAGCAAGAAGGCGGTCACCGAGGAGAAATCAGCCTGAGGACGAGAGAGCACCAGAAATGAAAGACTGGAGGAAAGATTTGAAGCCagtgaaaaaagacaaatgtgacACTGAAAGGGGAAGGAGGGAATGGAGGAGAGAATCATCACCAGAGGAGAAGAGTCTGCTAAGGAGGGAGGACTGGATAAAAGAGCTAAAGTCAGTGATAAAAGATGAATCCCTGCCCAAAAACAGAGATGAGCATGTGAAAAGAAAGCGAGTGGTGCTGCTCGAAGATGGCCATTCATATTTCCCGCAGCGGGAGGAGATGactgaggagaagaaagaggagttGAAACTAATCTCCCATAGGAGAGTGAACAGCCCCTTTTCTCCTGTTCACATGAGGAACATCAGAACACCCCAAGATCAGGACTATGAGATCTCACTCTATGTCAAG gcggGAAGTGACGGAGAGAGCATTGGTAACTGTCCATTCTCTCAGAGACTCTTTATGATCCTGTGGCTTAAAGGAGTCATCTTCAACGTCACCACTGTCGACCTCAAACG aaagCCGGCTGACCTGCAGGACCTCGCTCCAGGAACCAACCCTCCGTTTGTGACCTTTAACGGCGAGGTCAAGGTGGACGTCAACATGATCGAGGAGTTCCTGGAGGAGAAACTGACCCCGCCgcg CTACCCCAGGCTGGCTCCGAAACATCGACAGGCCAACACTGCCGGCATCGACGTGTTTGCCAAGTTCTCAGCTTACATCAAAAACCCAAGAAAAGACACCAACGACG CCTTAGAGAAAGCCTTGCTAAAGTCTCTTCGGCGTCTTGATGACTTCCTGCGGACTCCCCTGCCTGAGGAGATTGATGCTTACGCCTCAGGCGACCTCCCCGAGTCTTCCAGGAGTTTCCTAGACGGGGCTGAGCTCACCCTGGCTGACTGCAACCTCCTGCCCAAACTACACATCCTTAAG GTCGTAGCTAAGAAATACCGCGGCTTTGAGATCCCGGCGGAAATGACGGGGGTGTGGAGGTATTTGAACTGCGCCTATCAGAGGGAGGAGTTCACCAGCACGTGCCCCGCCGAGCGGGAGATCGAATTTGCCTACCTGGATGTTGCAAAGCGGATCAAATGA